The proteins below come from a single Raphanus sativus cultivar WK10039 unplaced genomic scaffold, ASM80110v3 Scaffold0011, whole genome shotgun sequence genomic window:
- the LOC130500684 gene encoding uncharacterized protein LOC130500684 — translation MADPQPPARPIGAYDRPTNNGQLLGIRAPAVAANNFEIKSGLLNQIENNKFHGLAAENPFDHLDSFDRYCGLSKTNAEYRNEISGFKQKNLEGFSEAWERFNGYLAQCPHHDFNKGSLLSTLYRGALPEYRARLDTASNGNFLDRTEREAAQLVDNMVKSDAVYSGDHDRANMTDDKQTRRELKALQDKIDILIADKATQEQVHFIGNPHQETPPTVNEVEGLEGQEELCFSNSNGSCQWELYQGNQTRIPTKYCNVTLSTTSSEIELNEHKKEVEQQIVTTSGAKIVENVYKLVAAKVVKRDGHKVEMVTQEDTTEVEQSPYDKLPFPQRVLTKAQKKVISKFRKDLSDVGVKLPEISGMREARVQMMLIKDILTHKDKVAELLDFSTLQLDPQVPPKSLSKQEHQGMFTLSCSLGKLTFDDALVDSGASVNVISIEMVKTLGIESMEPTRSLLQFGDSSSTTPIGIIEDFPMKIGACTIPVDLTVLKMATAKRFPLILGTPFLTTVGACIDFDNKKVTLLKVNKAVSYPLQPLEIKSVYCGTITCEASSIEKPKAEVLYVEKETLAGESSTEMCDEHLESAKKEEVSRAAKATHVKKKMMKEPHPPPLDTLPHTLTLHPMKLKDGAIEYKIRCKGKTTSFSSARAIITHELQDDPIKLQELLSQVLTITLNSGKDPPSPLSI, via the exons tgagatcaagtcagggttGCTGAACCAGATTGAGaacaacaagtttcatggcctgGCTGCAGAGAACCCATTCGACCACTTGGACAGCTTTGATAGATATTGTGGCCTATCCAAAACCAATG CTGAGTACAGGAATGAGATATCTGGTTTcaaacagaagaacttggaggGATTCAGTGAAGCATGGGAGAGGTTCAATGGCTACCTAGCTCAGTGTCCACACCATGATTTCAACAAGGGAAGTTTGCTCAGTACACTCTATAGAGGTGCTCTCCCTGAGTACAGAGCCAGATTAGATACTGCAAGCAATGGGAACTTCTTGGACAGAACTGAGAGAGAAGCAGCGCagctggttgacaacatggttaagagtgatgcagtctacagtggagatcATGACAGAGCCAATATGACAGATGACAAGCAAACAAGAAGGGAGTTGAAAGCTCTACAGGATAAGATTGACATCCTCATTGCTGATAAAGCTACTCAAGAGCAGGTTCACTTTATTGGTAACCCACATCAAGAGACACCACCTACTGTCAATGAAGTTGAAGGTTTGGAAGGCCAAGAGGAACTGTGCTTCTCTAATagcaatggtagctg CCAATGGGAACTCTACcagggaaaccagaccagaaTCCCCACAAAGTACTGCAATGTTACCctctctactacttcttcagagaTTGAGCTGAATGAGCACAAGAAAGAG GTTGAGCAACAGATTGTGACAACAAGTGGGGCAAAGATTGTGGAGAACGTATACAAGCTGGTTGCAGCTAAGGTTGTGAAGAGAGATGGACACAAGGTTGAGATGGTCACGCAGGAGGACACCACTGAGGTTGAGCAGTCACCTTATGATAAACTCCCATTTCCACAGAGggtcctcaccaaagctcagaagaaggtCATCTCCAAGTTCAGGAAAGATCTTAGTGATGTTGGGGTAAAGCTTCCAGAGATCTCGGGTATGCGAGAGGCTCGTGTACAAATGATGCTCATCAAGGACATTCTAACTCACAAAGATAAGGTAGCAGAGCTCCTGGACTTCTCTACTCTGCAACTTGACCCACAAGTCCCACCAAAGTCTCTCTCTAAACAAGAACACCAGGGGATGTTtaccttgtcttgctcccttggtaAGCTCACTTTTGATGATGCTcttgttgattctggtgcaagtgtgaatgtgatctctATAGAGATGGTAAAGACTCTAGGGATTGAGAGCATGGAGCCAACCAGATCTTTACTACAGTTTGGGGATTCTTCTTCTACAACCCCAATTGGTATCATCGAGGATTTTCCTAtgaagattggagcatgcaccATCCCTGTTGACCTCACTGTCCTAAAGATGGCAACTGCAAAGAGGTTCCCACTCATCCTTGGCACTCCATTTCTCACAACTGTAGGAGCTTGCATAGACTTTGATAACAAGAAGGTCACACTCCTCAAAGTGAACAAAGCTGTCTCATATCCTCTCCAGCCCCTAGAGATAAAGTCTGTGTATTGTGGAACAATCACTTGTGAAGCATCATCCATTGAGAAACCAAAGGCTGAAGTGCTGTATGTTGAGAAAGAAACTCTTGCTGGAGAGTCCTCTACAGAGATGTGTGatgagcacttggaaagtgctaaaAAGGAGGAGGTGAGTAGAGCTGCAAAGGCTACtcatgtcaagaagaagatgatgaaagaaCCTCACCCTCCACCTCTTGATACACTGCCACACACTCTCACTCTTCACCCAATGAAGCTTAAGGATGGAGCTATTGAGTACAAGATCAGATGTAAAGGAAAAACTACATcattctcaagtgcaagggCCATCATCACTCATGAGCTCCAAGATGATCCAATCAAGCTTCAAGAGCTCCTCTCTCAGGTCCTGACCATCACTCTTAATAGTGGGAAGGACCCCCCTTCTCCACTCTCCATTTGA